From one bacterium genomic stretch:
- a CDS encoding amidohydrolase family protein, producing MPLPEDAQLISVDDHVVEHANVWQDRLPDKYKELGPRVERNEFGHDIWHYEGKTFANIGLNAVAGKPREEYGIEPTAYEDMIPGCYDPRERVKDMDLDGIQAQLCFPSMPGFAGSTFFGMDDKDLALACVQAYNDWHIEEWCAAAPERFIPLVLVPMWSPDEAAKEIERTAKMGAKAISFSEAPHRLGLPSFNSDHWDPVLAAAQEHSMPLCLHFGSGGVPDTSPDAPFAVAIALFGMNSQFTTTELLFSPVFRKFPDLRVCLSEGGIGWIPYLLERCDYTWERHRHYQNLEWQVPPSEVFRDHIFGCFISDDAGIAALDRIGVEQVMWECDYPHSDSNWPNSRKLLAESLRHLPDDQALAVAETNARRVFNFTGGR from the coding sequence ATGCCACTGCCCGAAGACGCCCAGCTCATCTCGGTCGACGACCACGTGGTCGAACACGCCAACGTCTGGCAGGACAGGCTGCCGGACAAGTACAAGGAACTCGGGCCGCGCGTGGAGCGCAATGAGTTCGGCCACGATATCTGGCACTACGAGGGCAAGACCTTCGCCAACATCGGCCTCAACGCTGTGGCGGGCAAACCTCGCGAAGAGTACGGGATCGAGCCGACGGCCTACGAGGACATGATCCCGGGCTGCTACGACCCCCGCGAACGCGTCAAAGACATGGATCTCGACGGGATCCAGGCCCAACTCTGCTTCCCGAGCATGCCGGGATTCGCGGGCTCGACGTTCTTCGGGATGGACGACAAGGACCTCGCGCTCGCTTGCGTACAGGCCTACAACGACTGGCACATCGAGGAATGGTGCGCGGCAGCGCCGGAGCGGTTCATCCCGCTCGTGCTGGTACCGATGTGGAGTCCCGACGAGGCAGCCAAGGAGATCGAGCGGACGGCAAAGATGGGCGCTAAGGCCATCTCGTTCAGCGAGGCCCCGCACCGGCTCGGCCTGCCGTCATTCAACTCCGACCACTGGGACCCGGTCTTGGCGGCGGCTCAGGAGCACTCCATGCCCCTGTGCCTGCACTTCGGGTCGGGCGGCGTCCCCGACACCTCGCCGGACGCGCCGTTTGCCGTTGCGATCGCGCTGTTCGGCATGAACTCGCAGTTCACCACGACCGAGCTGCTGTTCTCGCCGGTGTTCCGGAAGTTCCCAGACCTGCGAGTGTGCCTGTCGGAAGGGGGCATCGGTTGGATTCCCTACTTGCTGGAGCGCTGCGATTACACCTGGGAGCGGCATCGGCACTACCAGAACCTCGAGTGGCAGGTTCCCCCGTCAGAGGTCTTCCGCGATCACATCTTCGGGTGCTTCATCAGCGACGACGCCGGCATAGCGGCCCTCGACCGCATCGGCGTCGAACAGGTCATGTGGGAGTGCGACTACCCGCACTCCGACAGCAACTGGCCGAACAGCCGCAAGCTGTTGGCAGAGTCGCTGCGCCACTTGCCCGACGACCAAGCGCTCGCGGTCGCGGAGACCAACGCTCGCCGGGTGTTCAACTTCACCGGGGGCCGGTAG
- a CDS encoding MaoC family dehydratase N-terminal domain-containing protein: MSDTHESLKVDEGLEAEIEKALRHELTDDDIERARKLLGYYAARKISEHITQATPDALRNWAFGVGDDNPLYTDPTYGQGTRWGSQIGHGTQVGFIKTPMLGDRTPDEIKEAGKSLFRGVHVFVSGGTWDWYRPLYPGDRLYAYAGQESLEVKESEFAGRSVIRVMRDVLVDQRGGVVGVYRILTVNTERRESRSRGKYADIEPATYTDEDYERIDAIYAQEGPRGAEKRFWEDVEVGDELDPMVKGPLTVTDIHAFHMGGYGMVPYGLRAGRMAYKNRNRIKPFYVKNEHGVYDVAQRLHWDSEWAKGIGNPMAYDYGVMRQAYFYHHVSDWAGDDACIVKLEDSIRKFNYIGDTQFLAGKVSDKRQEDGHCLVDLELRMVNQRDVETAFGSATVALPSRQAGLPVFRAVPPELQREAASMFARHCELGAE, encoded by the coding sequence ATGAGCGACACCCACGAGTCGCTGAAGGTCGATGAGGGTCTCGAGGCCGAGATCGAGAAGGCTCTCCGCCATGAGCTGACCGACGACGACATCGAGCGGGCCCGGAAGCTGCTGGGCTACTACGCGGCCCGCAAGATCAGCGAGCACATCACCCAGGCGACCCCAGACGCTTTGCGCAACTGGGCCTTTGGGGTCGGCGACGACAATCCCCTCTACACCGATCCGACCTATGGCCAAGGCACCCGGTGGGGATCGCAGATCGGCCACGGCACCCAGGTCGGCTTCATCAAGACGCCGATGCTCGGCGACCGCACACCCGATGAGATCAAGGAGGCGGGCAAGAGCCTGTTCCGCGGGGTCCATGTCTTCGTGTCCGGCGGAACCTGGGACTGGTACCGGCCCCTGTACCCCGGCGACCGCCTCTACGCGTACGCGGGCCAGGAGAGCCTTGAGGTCAAGGAGTCGGAGTTCGCCGGCCGGTCGGTTATCCGGGTGATGCGCGACGTTTTGGTGGATCAGCGGGGCGGCGTTGTCGGCGTCTACCGGATACTGACGGTCAACACCGAGCGCAGGGAGTCCCGCTCGCGGGGCAAGTACGCCGACATCGAGCCGGCCACCTATACCGACGAGGACTATGAGCGCATCGACGCCATCTACGCCCAGGAGGGGCCGCGTGGCGCTGAGAAGCGGTTCTGGGAGGACGTGGAGGTCGGCGACGAGCTCGACCCCATGGTCAAGGGCCCGCTCACGGTCACCGACATCCACGCCTTCCACATGGGCGGCTACGGCATGGTGCCCTATGGGCTGCGTGCGGGGCGGATGGCCTACAAGAACCGCAACCGGATCAAGCCGTTCTACGTGAAGAACGAGCACGGTGTCTACGACGTGGCCCAGAGGCTGCACTGGGACTCGGAGTGGGCCAAGGGCATCGGCAACCCGATGGCCTACGACTACGGCGTCATGCGCCAAGCCTATTTTTACCACCATGTGTCGGACTGGGCGGGCGACGACGCATGCATCGTGAAGCTCGAGGACTCGATCCGGAAGTTCAACTACATCGGCGACACGCAGTTCTTGGCGGGCAAGGTGTCCGACAAGCGACAGGAGGACGGCCACTGCCTGGTGGATTTGGAGCTGCGCATGGTGAACCAGCGAGACGTTGAGACGGCGTTCGGGTCGGCGACAGTGGCCTTGCCGTCGCGCCAAGCCGGCCTGCCGGTGTTCCGGGCGGTGCCGCCAGAGCTTCAGCGCGAGGCGGCCTCTATGTTCGCCCGCCATTGCGAGCTGGGGGCAGAATGA
- a CDS encoding ABC transporter substrate-binding protein: MFGEPNPATGEPLKVGFVSDGRSDAIDNSAEIPAAQAAAAYANDYLGGVAGRPIEFITCETGQTPAGAQDCVAELAQAGVVAILNGVSGQGEVLSAQANEAGIPYVANGGLSQAIFNAPMSFVIGNGLGALVGPAAVASEKGLTKVGIIVIDVPAAVEPVSQAAPLFYGNVGVEADIIAVAPGTPDMTPQVQAAIINDAQQFAIIGDETFCISAMQAIQTLGFEGETIVVRTCIGEATVDQVDVDGIRVVTGTSDDMSDPEVALYHAVMDEYGGTLDTIAEGGYSAVLSWVRAMAGHGDSEVTPESVVETMLAMEPAPLPIGAQGSTFQCNRMAVAIAPAICSPGFAIYTLDENGRGTGTSFLDLTAVLTLGG, translated from the coding sequence TTGTTCGGCGAGCCGAACCCGGCCACGGGAGAGCCGCTCAAAGTCGGGTTTGTCAGCGATGGCCGTTCAGACGCCATCGACAACTCGGCGGAGATCCCGGCCGCGCAGGCCGCCGCGGCCTACGCCAACGACTATCTGGGCGGGGTAGCAGGGCGCCCGATCGAGTTCATCACCTGCGAGACGGGGCAGACTCCGGCGGGCGCCCAGGATTGCGTGGCCGAGCTTGCCCAGGCGGGCGTGGTCGCCATCCTGAACGGAGTCTCGGGCCAGGGCGAGGTGCTGTCGGCCCAGGCGAACGAGGCCGGCATCCCCTACGTGGCCAACGGCGGCCTTTCCCAGGCGATCTTCAACGCGCCGATGTCGTTCGTCATCGGCAACGGGCTCGGCGCTCTGGTCGGACCAGCGGCAGTGGCGTCGGAGAAAGGGCTGACCAAGGTGGGCATCATCGTGATCGACGTGCCCGCGGCCGTGGAACCCGTCAGCCAGGCGGCGCCGTTGTTCTACGGGAACGTGGGCGTCGAAGCAGACATCATCGCGGTCGCCCCCGGGACGCCGGACATGACCCCCCAGGTTCAGGCCGCGATCATCAACGACGCCCAGCAGTTCGCCATCATCGGCGACGAGACCTTCTGCATCTCCGCGATGCAGGCCATCCAGACGCTCGGCTTCGAGGGCGAGACAATCGTGGTCCGCACCTGCATCGGCGAGGCCACGGTCGATCAGGTAGATGTGGATGGGATCCGCGTGGTCACCGGAACCTCGGACGACATGAGCGACCCCGAAGTCGCGCTCTATCACGCGGTGATGGACGAGTACGGCGGCACCCTCGACACCATCGCGGAGGGCGGCTACTCCGCCGTCCTGTCATGGGTGCGGGCGATGGCCGGCCACGGCGACAGCGAGGTGACGCCGGAGTCGGTGGTCGAGACGATGTTGGCCATGGAGCCCGCTCCGCTGCCCATCGGCGCGCAAGGCTCGACCTTCCAGTGCAATCGGATGGCCGTGGCCATTGCCCCCGCGATCTGCTCGCCCGGCTTCGCGATCTACACGCTCGACGAGAACGGCAGAGGGACCGGCACGAGCTTCCTCGACTTGACAGCCGTGCTGACTTTGGGCGGCTGA
- a CDS encoding cytochrome P450 — protein sequence MADQIVEWDFDHNTDEALLDHMWRRWDELREQSRFIKTTNVGPDDVWVMTYFDDVHEALRDYELFSNVSVTINEEVGAHRFIPEELDPPEHGKYRQILTPWFAPAAVDAMEGRVRSLCVELIERFAADGRCDVATDFARVFPTTIFMEIMGLPVERSEQLVQWAETMMHTPAEEDPDGAVRMQAAMEVMGMLGQLAAERRAEPRDDLISALIAAEIDGEPMGEQELLQMSILLYMAGLDTVAGELSAFFHHLATHPEDRRRIVDEPAAIPNAVEELLRAYSIVSPGRVVTRDVEWNGCPMKAGDRVLLPTGAANRDPLAFPDATAVDIDRAKNRHVAFGAGPHRCVGSNLARMELVIAMEEWHARIPDYRIDTTEPLRFHSGGVAGFTRLPLVWET from the coding sequence GTGGCTGACCAGATCGTCGAGTGGGACTTCGACCACAACACCGACGAGGCCCTGCTCGATCACATGTGGCGCCGATGGGACGAGCTTCGCGAGCAGAGTCGGTTCATCAAGACCACGAACGTGGGACCCGACGACGTGTGGGTCATGACCTACTTCGACGACGTCCATGAAGCGCTGCGGGACTACGAGTTGTTCTCCAACGTCTCGGTGACGATCAACGAGGAGGTGGGAGCGCATCGCTTCATCCCCGAGGAGCTCGATCCGCCCGAACACGGCAAGTATCGCCAGATCCTCACTCCGTGGTTCGCTCCGGCCGCCGTCGATGCAATGGAGGGGCGGGTCCGCTCGCTGTGCGTCGAGCTGATCGAGCGCTTCGCCGCCGACGGCCGATGCGATGTGGCCACCGACTTCGCCCGAGTGTTCCCGACCACGATCTTCATGGAGATCATGGGATTGCCGGTGGAGCGGTCTGAGCAGCTGGTGCAATGGGCGGAAACGATGATGCACACGCCAGCGGAGGAAGACCCCGACGGGGCAGTCCGAATGCAGGCGGCGATGGAAGTGATGGGAATGCTGGGCCAGCTGGCGGCCGAGCGGCGCGCCGAGCCCCGCGACGACCTGATCTCCGCGCTGATCGCGGCTGAGATCGACGGCGAGCCGATGGGCGAGCAGGAGCTGCTCCAGATGAGCATTTTGCTCTACATGGCCGGGCTCGACACCGTGGCCGGCGAGTTGAGCGCGTTCTTCCACCATCTGGCCACCCACCCCGAAGATCGCCGGCGCATCGTCGATGAGCCGGCGGCGATCCCGAACGCGGTGGAAGAACTGCTGCGCGCCTACTCGATCGTCAGCCCCGGCCGGGTGGTGACCCGCGACGTCGAATGGAACGGCTGCCCGATGAAGGCCGGCGACAGGGTGCTGTTGCCCACCGGGGCGGCCAACCGCGACCCGCTGGCTTTTCCAGACGCGACCGCGGTCGACATCGACCGGGCCAAGAACCGCCATGTTGCCTTCGGCGCCGGCCCCCATCGCTGTGTGGGCTCGAATCTGGCCCGCATGGAGCTGGTGATCGCGATGGAGGAATGGCACGCCCGCATCCCCGACTACCGCATAGACACCACCGAGCCCCTCCGCTTCCACTCCGGGGGGGTTGCCGGCTTCACTCGACTGCCGCTCGTCTGGGAGACCTGA